The following nucleotide sequence is from Bactrocera oleae isolate idBacOlea1 chromosome 2, idBacOlea1, whole genome shotgun sequence.
ACGACAGAATCCGAGTTTGATCCGCGTATtcgaaaaattgttgaaattatgTATTCTAATACTAAACGCCACTCGACAGGCAAAAACTTATCTTAAAAGGTATTACTGCTATAAAGAAGTTTATCACAAATATCATTCGCACTACAAACAGTGAAAATAACTTGATAAAGTCTCTAATAAAGATGTAGCAACAATCTATAATAGAGATACTAGATGAGTTTCTCCTTAATTATTTCTTgaatttttcgtttttcgtttttagatgttattttatatttaacagAAGGAAATTTcgtatttcaataaaacaatGTTTCTTGATtggaaaaaataacaacaaattcgAAAACTGTTGGAGGATCATTACAACAAATGCATTTCTCTAGGTGAGGATTACGTCAAACAATGTAAccatattttcattcaaaagaGGTGATTTTAGGGTTAGTCCAAGAGCTAGTTCTTCATAGCCACGTTGGTTGATTTATGGTCCGATCTAATCAATATTTTGGAATATTATagtattacaaataaaaaatttttccatataagaacatgattttgatcgaccaGTTTGTATGATCCCGACAAATGGAGAaaaggaagtgtgcaaaattttagatcgatatcttaaaaacgtCGCTTATATGCATATGGAGGGAAAAACGAACATACgcacatgactaaatcgactcagatcgTCATTTATAGGATCCCCGAGGTTGCTTTcagggtattacaaacttcgtgacaaacttaatataccttgttcagggaataataatacaataagtaGGGTTTGTATAGTATCGGGCCATTCAATTGAATAAAAAGAAGTAGGCAGAtggaaattcgaaaaatgctgaACGTCATTAAATTAGTGAATTCATTATTGGAAGCAATTTTGCACTGACTGTCCTCGGAGACGGAAAGTATGAATCACTCTTATATTATCTTCTTTATTGAGATTTCACCCTCACTAACCAATATGTACAGTACTGACTAAATTGAGTAAGGAAAGTTAGTATATTctattattatatactatatgagTTTCATCACTTTTCCGGTTGTCGGGATTCAAAAGGCGTTTTATCTGAATGGAGCGTTTGTTGACTGATTTCACCCAATCCCAAATTTTACAAGAGAACCTTAAAAAtggtaatactaattttaataataatgtttcAAATCAACAAGTATTTTTGGAGGTAAAATGTTTCCCATAAAAGTCGGCGTTTCCTGAAACATTTAGCAATTTTTAACAGATGCCGTTGAGAGCTTACTAACTCACGAGCAAACGCGCATAGTTCAGGTGCTCTTGAATTATTGATTAATGTCCTGATTACCATAAAGAAGCTTATGAAAAATTCACATCACTGTAGGAACTTTCTGAATTTATCATAAGTAGTTTAAGGACTGGTTATAAGAACTTTGAGGGATTTCTTATaatgtcaaaataaataaacagttaTAGATAATGAAAAACcattctttaatattttcacaaatccatttgatttttaattCCTTCAGTTTTTCACGCCTGCAACAGCCGTACCGATTTCCGAACACGAAGATGCTTCTCGACGCCTTTACAAAGCGCACGGAATTTGTGTTCAAAACATCTCTACGCCCAAGTCGACAGACAATCATATCAGTACAGAACAAATAGTCGGCGTCTATGTACGCTGCATAGCTAGTAATATGGGCATATGGACCGATGCCACTGGCTACCAAGCCAAACGCGTAGCGAAATTCTTTAATAAAGAGCACAGTGAGAACGAAGTAATGACCGTGGTGGACTATTGCAATCAAAAACATCAGCAAATGAATTTGGATTTATGGGCTTACGAGGCGTATCGTTGCGCGACAGCAGGACGAATGGGCATTTGGCTGAGAGAGTACATGCTGAGTGCAAAATTATGAGAGAATTCAAAAtttgttcatatacatattccATATATTTGCTGATATTATATGTGTCTAgccataatatataattatttttttttacaattaaatcATATTTATTAGTAAGTGTAAAGCTTTAATAAAAACGAAGCAATTCAAGCGACATGATTTCCCACACGCCTCTCTTGCAACTTGCGTTCCACATCCTCCTTGAACCACTGACCCACCTGACTGTTTAGCACACATTTGAAGGCCCTATAACACCACTTGAGGCTCGGCTCATTCTGTGCATTCCGATTACAGTCACTCAATATCGGCACCAGCACTTCCGTATTCGCCTTATCGCGATAAAGTGCCGCTATGTGTTCGACGTTGAAACCGGTGCGATCATTCCACAATTTCAACTCTGTCCAAATGCAGTGCACATAACGATGTACTGGCTCCTCGTCCGGATAATCAAAAGTGTCGAAGCGACGCTGATAGGGGGCGGCCAAGCGCTCACGCTGGAAACAACGCTCGCCGGCGCTTAAGAAATCATCCTCCGTCTTCTCCTCGTAATCGGCGTTGATCTGTCACACAAACATTGGCgatcaaataaaaaacagtaaacaatgcaattaaattaaattgatgcTGTGCGATTATGCGAGTACTTACGTGCGCGAATAATGCAGCAAAGAGAATAATGTGAACGAACACTGTGCACTTCATTGCTTGTGGCATTGTCCAAGTTCAGACAGCAACTGAAAAGTATAAAGACGCCGTTTGATGTCAAAACCACAAACAGTATGTGGtgtctgtatgtaaatatggaTGAGCGAGTACAGTTTACACGAAGCAAATGCAAATCATTTAATCGctagctaaaaataaaataaaattgtgtgtaagaaacaaaaaacattaataagGGCTTTACTGTTACAGCCTAGTTCGGAAGTAGCAAAATAGTCAAACTGAAAAGTCCTTCACTTAACTGAGTTCGTATGCGAGCTTGAGAGCTTAGAAGAACaacttaagaaaatatttttaaatatgtttgtttttggttCCAAATTCCAACACtgtttatatatctatataattattctctttaaaaaatggttttcatatatatttaataaaaataattgcagtAACATTAGGTTTTATAAATTGTTACAATATGGTGTGGGTTGCAACCTgccttaatataaaaattaaaaggaaaacattaaaaagctaaaacatatgtaacatattgcgaaaagaaattaaaaattaaggctGTTCCAGAGTTGCAACCctttttaaaatagtaaaaatttagcaTTGCATGAACTAATACGATTTAAGACAATATTATAACTAAAATGTGATATAATGTGGTTACCACCTCactttaaataagtttaaaacaagCAACTCGAAAATTTGCAAtctcataaaaattataactgccATTTTAAACAATTTCGGGATAAAATCTTTTTTAAGCGTGCCACGATGTTTGTCACACGCAAAGAAACGTGACCATATTTTATAGGTCAacatgacgagttgagtcgatttagccctctttgtctgtccgtctatataCACGCAAAAAGTCTCTCAGTTTAaagatatctatctgaaatttttcactcgtccttttctcaccaagaagttgctcatttgtagaaacagccgatatcgaacaactgtagcgtatagctgccagacaaactgattgactttttaattaagtttcttGACGAAATTTCATTATTCGATATTTCGATATACCTTTAGGTAATTGCGGCTCGAAATTATCgatatatgcaaaataaaatatatcgatataattgaaattatcgataattaTATACCGATATGTTTTCTTTACCATCTTTATTTTGCAATATCTATTCCTTTCTTCTACTGCTTCCCTTGTCTATAGAGTACTGTGAATAAGCAATTGCCATCTTTCAAATAAGGTAATTGTTAGAATTCATAAAAAGCGTCAGTAGTGTTTTCGATAATTCAACTGAATACATTTTCAATTTCTGTTAAAGCGAGAACAAATATACAAACCTATAATTTATAATTGGAACaaccaaaacaagtaaggaatgtttaagttcgggtgtaaccgaacattttatactctcgcaaggtaaagtgatatactagattttcgaatatattttaattaaaagtaggaagtattgcatgcattatttacaatcatAGGCAAGAAGCTACAcaattattagaaagagatttctaacatattgaccgatagatgcagTATGAAGTCAAAacgaagttcgaaaatatttatataatattaggtatttgggctaagggaagtattgactgattgattgattttacccatttttggcacaaggctatattattatcaaaaaaacatttatttatggcgtgttgtgggtgtggcagtggtccgattacgcccatctgcaaaacCAAACCCCTTTGGTGCCAAGaaatacgtgtaccaagtttcatcaacctcaatttttactgaagttatcgcTTACGCGGAGAGACaaatggacggacagacactcactcggatttcaactcgcttcgtcaccctgatcatttatacatatctatttaaccctatatttatctcgattagttttaggtgatacaaacaaccgttaggtgaacaaacctattatactctgtgcaacatgttacGGGAGTATACAAACCAAGCCTTAAATTTACCGAGTAACCGAACCTTAAATAAAtggatattttattaattattattttacaacgTTCTGTCGAGCAATGCAGAAACAATGATTAATTGTTGTTAAAAGTAGTAGAACTAATTTATTAGTagatataaattttacaaattatatatgaataaatcagAACTTACAAAGCCACCGTAAAGCTGAACTTCATCTATAActcattgttttatattttcttctaaCTATCAACGGCGCTGAGCTCCTATGAAGCTTGAAAAATACGTGAATGCCGGTGCTTTTATAATTACTTAATATGCTGATCAGCAAACGTatcttaaaataaatagaagTAACGAAACTGGTAATTAAAATAGTGCCTCAGAGCTACTGAAACTGTGAGATTATTTGCTTGCATATTACTATATGTATTTGTCTACTCACGTAtacgtgtatatacatatatatatatatatgtatatcaggtCATAACTGACCTTATCTCACAAGCAATAACCACAGCAATTGCTACAGTTTGTAActaatttcttaatttagtaTTGAATATTATACACatccatatatatacaatacttgcTTTAGCATGTATGACCTACGAACAGGTCCATTAGGGTGTGCCAAAAGTGAACGTGTAGATTAATAAAGGCTATGACATATgtcaaaaattttttgcttaagcttcttcaaaattgaactttaaaagttttaacagCTACTAAACTCAAGGGCAAGGTATTAGAGCAACTTCGCTCGCTGGTACTGAAGAACCCTTTAGCACCTCGTTTCTTATTGACAAGAGTCAAattcaaatagttttatttaagaACTTACAAGAAAACAGAGTTTATAAACTATTGGCAAGCAAAGCTTAAAAAATTGGAGTATAATCCAATGAAATAATCGTGGATTTATCGAAAGATGAAGAAGTAATTTAAGACCACAACTATAAACAGTATAAGTGTCTCAAACTATGCTACACCGCAGCTGAATGACACTTCGAAAAAATTCCGTAATGCATTGAGAAAAAAATGAAGACAAAGAGGGAAACATGtatttttcggaaaatattcaaaacaaacaattttccaTCTTGTTGTTTTTGAAGCAGCAACTTGAAACGTTTCACCAAACCTTTAGAGGAATATGACAGCAGCTGACAGCTATAAATTCAGGGTCGTATTAGTTAAGTATGTCAGACTGTTGTCATACACTATTAATGTTATACACTATTAAAATGAGAGGGAACCGTAAATGATGcccatatttttacttttttacgaACTTACATACTGTAATTACTTTATGTAATGATGTTTTCAATAGGCCCAATTTCCAAATTCGAAAACAAATAATTCGAAAACTAAGCTTTCTACAAAcggaaaaattcattttttactTAGCACGCAGTATCTcgaaaaaaataagtttggTCCAATACTCAGAAAAAACGTCGCGGCATGGTgttataagtaaaatttttcagAAACTAATAGTAATGACATATGCAAAATAACCACTTAAAAATGGTTTGaatgattttaatgaaatttcgaGGAAATCTCAGAATCTGTTCAAAGAGGACACAGAGTCTAGATCCAATAGGTAACAATTTGGTCGAACTTTTTCAAGTATCATGCTTAACATTCAATCTAGTTCATATTCGGATCTCGTGTTACATATGACACATGAAAAAGAGTATTCGGAACATTAGACAGATAACACTGGaatcgaaataataaatatatatttcttagttAACAATAGTGCAATAGATTGCCCTTTTAGGTCGAAAAGTTCTTTAAGAGATTCTAAAATAATGACAATTACAACTATCGTTGACTTTGTAAACTAAAATCGCACATCATAACCGTAAACTGTTAAAACTTGAAGTTATTATTCACTAGTAGGTGGGGATTTGAATGATACAAGTATAGTGACAAGATGATGGCACGACTGGCAGGTTTACGACCAGCATTTCTAACATTATTTGTGCGaagcaaatgtcaaaataatcacACATTTTCCATTTTAACCTGATAAATCTATATGAAGAATGTTTTCGTATTCTAAGAACCAAGGGTGTTGTACACTTAACTGTGTTTAATAGGTCTTTTGTGGTCCCTTCAGACTGGCATAGTTTCGCACCTGCTTTCCCAGAATGCTAAGGTCGAAGAtcttaaagaaaaaaaccaactttttattaaacaagtaaggaagtgctaagttcaagtggaaccgaacattttatactcttgcaacttacaaggatCAATGCAAAGAATATATCCTCAGCgtttaggaaaactttatagtaaacaagtaaggaagatctaagttcggatgtaaccgaacattttatactctcgcaaagtcaaatggtatactcgtttgagatttttttatatattttaataattagaagtaggaactgttgcctcagttatttacattcacagtaaaattaattagaccaatttgtaaactaaatttactcaaattatgagaaatcgtttttgtgttttgttgtgtTGTACGCTCATAACtgattttatatacaagtagaatgcattacaactgtcgatttagacaatttttggtcacaaggtggcatactttaaacgcattattcgcgcaaagttttaccccgatacaatcattgttgcttgatttgtatagtggaaagtgaaataatgagatgaaatttaaatatgggaaataagcgtggttgtaatacgattgcgcccattttcgcactataatatagaaatatgaaaagagtgttatgtaccgaatttggttgaattttGTCAAGATGTCAGATcaaaagatatgggttttcacctaaagtgggtggtgccacgcccactatctaagtttgaacacggttcctataaagtcacgCGAATtttttctcagtgaattttgttattatagctttatcggttcaggaaatatgcacattaaagcaATTAGAGTgagggaccacgcctactttaaaaaaaaaattttaactgcagatgcccctctctaatgtgattctgtataccaattaacagtcttgtatcttattgtggatcttagttatggcaatttcttctttttttttattaatggcgttatgtgggcgcggcagtggtccgaatacgcccatctacaatgccaaccgtcttacggtaccaagaaacatgtctaccaagtttcataaagatatctcaatttttactcaagttacagtttgcacggacggacaaacggacaAATCGTCTCCTCAtcccatttatttatatatatataaccctatatctatcacgattagttttaggtaattcgcacaaccgttaggtgaacaaatctattatactctgtagaaacatgttgcaagaatatgtGTGAAAGTGAAATGTGAACTTATTCCACATTTTGTACTTGTTTTTAATGTTACCCTTATATAAATTCAACTTCTTGACACACCCATATGCGATATGGCTGTGTgctacgagtatgtacatatggtatatttgCAATGAGCAGAATGAGAATATTACCGATTTATAATTGCAATTATCAACTGTTatacatattcatttaattgcagataatattgtattaataaataaaaaccataaaactttgttttgttcacatttctattatatttcaGTGTAGGCAATTCCAAAATTAccataaatgcaaaatattaaaaaagtgtttgttaTTAGGTGAATTTATGGACCTTTTCTAATTGATCTGATATTAGCTAACCTTGTGACGATGTTATCTTTTTATTGGTTTATCTCACATAATAAGCGATATATTCGGAATAAAAATGTACGGTGTATGAGGTATATGGGAACTTGAATAAAATAAGGACCTATTTCGGTTATTTGTTTTGCCATATGACTggttatcaaaatattttcatttagtttCATTAAGAAATTAACCATAGGCACGGAAATCAGTGAGCTAttccttgcatggaaaactttttggtCTGATAaggtatcttcgcgaaatttgtgtatagattattatccaaggaaTCGTTACAACATCTGAAGTAATTGCTtatgcatctgtgaagggtattattgttttggtgcagccgaacttaaattttttttttttttttttttaatagattattacgatatacttgtagtagctTTGTACTGAAATAGTACTATTAGTTCCCGATATACGTACTGAGGACTTGAGAAGCGCGCCCTGCATTCACTCAGAACGGTTTCAAGCCCCTACTGATATTAATAATGGATTATAGACGGGGTCTTCATCGTCCATTTGCAACGCCAACCTAActtcaaagaaaatatttgttcttagCGAAGTTTTTCtacacaataataaattttcacccAGAGATCCTATAGAAACGTGTATATATCCTCTTGTATCAAAAAAGCTGCCCAATTTGTTATTGGGTTATGTAAGAGGGGTTGCACCCACAATCTACAACCACTGTAGCCGAATCGATATAATCTTGCTGAAAAGCGGCTGACGATAACAACATATTGAGCAGCTTCGATAGTAATTTCTCGATGTTAGCCAATCAAGTAAAGCCAAGACAGAAATAAACTCGAAGATTTAATTTCaccttataataaattatatattatatcactATATGAGTAAAACAAATCATTTTGGAGTAGAGACATATATTTTGCACCATCaccaatattttcttatttacaaACACTACTTGCTGCTTTTTTCGACGCCAGCTTGTACCAGCTTTATGTTGTCCTTGAGGAAACACGTAAAGCCACGATATGCCCGAACGCATGCGTCATCGCCAGCAGCAGCGGCTTCTTTTGCGCAATTCTCAATAGCACCATGTGTTGCATCTGAGTGATCGGCATTAGAGCCCTCCAATTGGTGGTGTATCTTGTGCACATCGAAGCCCTTTTCAGCATCGAACACATCGAACTTCTCCATAACGCACTTCAAATAACAGTGAGTTTTCTCATCATCCGGAAAGCTCCACTGCTTGTACTTGTCCACCAGATCGGACGGTATACTCAACTGTGAGACACACTCATCGCGATAGCGTACCAAATCCGCATTGGTTTTGACCACATAATCGGAGTGATCGGCATGATGATCTGCGACGGCGAGGACCTAAAAACAAAAGTTGTAAGGGCCTCATTATTATAGAACCGGTTCAAAAATATGCATTCTTACTAACCACAGCGATGAGCAGCGACAGTAAAGCtaagcaaaatttcatatttagttgttgttgttggacgAGATGCGCTAAGCGAAGCAGTTGGAGTGACTGTTGAGCAGTGGAGGTTAACGCGCGGCTTTTATAGCTCGCAATATCCACAGGAAAAAGAGGCAAATGCAATTCTCGCCTAAAGTGATAATgtacacacttatatatatacttatacttatagtTATAAAGAGAATATATGCAAAGTACATCTGGCGCCAGATGCTTCGGGCACCGGCGTTTTGCCGACTTGTTCACTTTCTTTCAGCTTTTTATTGAGTTCAATCGGTATAATTTATTGTAAATCCATTAAGTTTTCATTTCACTTGgttacaaattataaaaattatattcgcAGGGGAACAACTAATACGAGTATACACCTTAGTAGGTTAGGTTACATATTTACAGCATCGAGCTTATCTTCTGCTCAGGCACATAACATGAAGACACGATAGAGACGTTAACTTGTCACAGCAAGTACTCTAGGCttgcaaaaaaagtaaaatcaaaTGGTTGCGATATGCCAATATATTATAAAcgtatacattagggtggcaCTTCATGGTATGACATCTTTTCAGGGAAAGTTTTATACAGTATGACGGGGTTACGCCAAGAGATGTATGAGTTTCTCGTATACCATAGATGCCGCTGTGCAACTCCCCCACTATCATTCTTGCGAAAAAAGGTAGAAAAGGTTTTGATTGACGCTGTGAGAAAATCTGAAGCGCCTATTTGAAGAATATTGCGTCCCATTTGTATTGTATGAAAAATCAGAACACGTCATCGTATTTTATTATGAGACCTTTTTAGTATTTCTGAGAGATGGTTCTGTTCCAAGCTTTAAGCAAAAATCCGCGAGACTGTGAAAACGGGAGAAGTTTCTTGGAGTGTTCGTCATTATAATACTTAGCATAAACCATGTAGAACTTATTGGAGTTATGGTGTTTAGAAGCAAGAGATATTAGCTATATCAGTGTTTGCCCTGTAGGTTTCCCGAAATATTGTTTTGTACTTCTAAATAAAAAGTCTATACATCTGCGTCCACTCGGTAAAAAGGATCTCACAATTTGGTATTCGAACGGTTTAGGCTAGGACGATTTCTATtactttatcgatatttttgacTATTGAccttccaga
It contains:
- the Obp99d gene encoding uncharacterized protein Obp99d, encoding MFIRRYLIIRLAVVLCVVISFFTPATAVPISEHEDASRRLYKAHGICVQNISTPKSTDNHISTEQIVGVYVRCIASNMGIWTDATGYQAKRVAKFFNKEHSENEVMTVVDYCNQKHQQMNLDLWAYEAYRCATAGRMGIWLREYMLSAKL
- the LOC106617795 gene encoding general odorant-binding protein 99a; translation: MPQAMKCTVFVHIILFAALFAHINADYEEKTEDDFLSAGERCFQRERLAAPYQRRFDTFDYPDEEPVHRYVHCIWTELKLWNDRTGFNVEHIAALYRDKANTEVLVPILSDCNRNAQNEPSLKWCYRAFKCVLNSQVGQWFKEDVERKLQERRVGNHVA
- the Obp99b gene encoding general odorant-binding protein 99b; the encoded protein is MKFCLALLSLLIAVVLAVADHHADHSDYVVKTNADLVRYRDECVSQLSIPSDLVDKYKQWSFPDDEKTHCYLKCVMEKFDVFDAEKGFDVHKIHHQLEGSNADHSDATHGAIENCAKEAAAAGDDACVRAYRGFTCFLKDNIKLVQAGVEKSSK